The Maylandia zebra isolate NMK-2024a linkage group LG7, Mzebra_GT3a, whole genome shotgun sequence genome contains a region encoding:
- the add1 gene encoding alpha-adducin isoform X12, producing the protein MSTSAVSSLDRVWSFLTRGRRGQPRMNGESGAGVVTAPPPTTAPHKERYFDRVDESSPEYQRERNMAPDLRQDFNMMEQRKRVSMILQSPAFCEELETMIQDQLKKGKTPTSLLALQQIADFMTTSMPSMYPAAPQGGMAALNMSLGMVTPVNDLRGSDSISYDKGEKLLRCKLAAFYRLADLFGWSELIYNHLTVRVNSDQERFLIVPFGLLYSEVTASSLVKINLQGEMVDRGSTNLGVNQAGFTLHSAIYAARPDVKCIVHIHTPAGAAVSAMKCGLLPISPEALSLGEVAYHDYYGILVDDEETTLIQRNLGPKSKVLILRNHGLVSVGETVEEAFYYIHYLVTACEIQVRTLASAGGPDNLVMLDPGKYKSRPQVPEPAGDGSSTHPKWQVGEQEFEALMRMLDNLGYRTGYPYRCPALRDKGKKYSDVEMASSAHGGYSYGEDSDSGARSPLKHSFQRGQRDKTRWLNASGRPDEPSEDGADGSSPKSKPKVWTNITHDHVKPLLQSLSSGVCVPSCITNCLWTKEDGLRQAAAVNQFIPLNTNPKEVLEMRNKIREQNLQDIKTAGPQSQVLCASTVVERSFNQGELVTASKAIIEKEYQPKVIVSKQGPNPFTKLTDQELEEYRREVELKQKGDPGQLVESENEPKDPKPTSTPPSTPIRAEEGDGNSKEYLLP; encoded by the exons ATGTCAACCTCAGCTGTCTCCTCTTTGGACAGAGTCTGGAGTTTCCTTACACGTGGAAGAC GAGGCCAGCCCAGGATGAACGGCGAGTCAGGTGCCGGGGTGGTGACAGCCCCCCCTCCCACCACAGCCCCCCACAAGGAGCGATATTTTGACCGGGTAGATGAGAGCAGTCCAGAGTaccagagggagaggaacatGGCACCGGACCTGCGACAGGACTTCAACATGATGGAGCAGAGGAAGAGAGTCTCCATGATCCTACAGAGCCCC GCCTTTTGCGAGGAGCTAGAGACGATGATCCAGGATCAGCTGAAGAAGGGAAAGACGCCCACAAGCCTATTGGCTCTGCAGCAGATCGCAGATTTCATGACCACCAGTATGCCTTCCATGTACCCTGCAGCACCACAAGGAGGCATGGCGGCACTCAATATGA GTTTGGGAATGGTGACTCCAGTCAATGATCTGCGTGGCTCTGACTCCATCTCCTACGACAAGGGCGAGAAGCTGCTGCGCTGCAAGTTGGCTGCCTTTTATCGGCTGGCTGACTTGTTTGGCTGGTCTGAGCTCATCTACAACCACCTCACA GTCAGAGTGAATTCAGACCAGGAGCGCTTCCTTATTGTTCCCTTTGGGCTCCTTTACAGTGAAGTCACTGCCTCCAGTTTG GTGAAGATTAATCTCCAAGGTGAAATGGTAGACCGTGGCAGCACCAACCTTGGAGTCAACCAGGCCGGTTTCACTCTCCACTCTGCCATCTATGCTGCACGTCCTGATGTCAAGTGTATCGTACATATACATACACCTGCAGGGGCAGCG gtgTCAGCCATGAAATGCGGACTGTTACCCATCTCTCCTGAGGCCCTATCCCTGGGTGAGGTGGCCTACCATGACTACTACGGCATCCTCGTGGATGATGAAGAAACTACTCTTATACAGAGAAACCTTGGCCCTAAAAGCAAG GTGTTGATCCTTAGGAACCATGGCTTGGTGTCAGTAGGTGAAACAGTGGAGGAGGCTTTCTATTACATCCACTATCTGGTCACTGCCTGTGAGATCCAG GTACGAACACTGGCCAGCGCTGGAGGGCCAGATAATCTGGTGATGTTGGACCCTGGGAAATACAAGTCACGCCCACAGGTCCCTGAGCCAGCTGGTGACGGGTCCTCAACCCATCCCAAGTGGCAAGTCGGGGAGCAGGAGTTTGAAGCCCTCATGAGAATGCTCGACAACTTG GGCTACAGAACGGGCTATCCTTACCGCTGCCCAGCCTTGCGAGACAAAGGTAAAAAGTACAGTGATGTGGAGATGGCCTCCTCCGCCCACGGTGGTTACTCATATGGGGAGGACAGTGACTCAGGTGCTCGCTCCCCATTGAAACACAGCTTCCAGCGCGGCCAGCGCGACAAGACCCGCTGGCTAAATGCCAGCGGCCGCCCCGATGAGCCCTCTGAGGACGGGGCCGACGGCAGCAGCCCCAAGTCGAAGCCTAAGGTGTGGACGAACATAACACATGATCACGTCAAACCCTTGCTGCAGTCTCTCTCGTCCGGTGTCTGCGTGCCAAGCTGTATAACCAACTGCTTG TGGACAAAGGaagatgggctccgccaggctGCTGCAGTCAATCAGTTCATCCCACTGAACACCAACCCAAAGGAAGTCCTGGAAATGAGGAATAAG ATCCGGGAGCAGAACCTGCAGGACATAAAGACAGCAGGGCCCCAGTCTCAGGTTCTGTGTGCCAGCACTGTGGTCGAACGCTCCTTTAACCAG GGTGAACTGGTGACTGCATCCAAGGCAATCATCGAAAAGGAGTATCAGCCCAAGGTTATCGTCAGCAAGCAGGGGCCCAACCCCTTCACCAAACTCACCGACCAGGAGCTGGAGGAGTACCGCAGGGAGGTGGAGCTTAAACAGAAAGGAG ATCCAGGGCAGCTTGTAGAGTCTGAGAACGAGCCCAAAGACCCCAAACCCACATCCACACCACCCAGCACCCCAATCAGAGCAGAGGAAG GAGATGGAAATTCAAAAGAGTACCTGTTACCATA A
- the add1 gene encoding alpha-adducin isoform X11, translated as MSTSAVSSLDRVWSFLTRGRRGQPRMNGESGAGVVTAPPPTTAPHKERYFDRVDESSPEYQRERNMAPDLRQDFNMMEQRKRVSMILQSPAFCEELETMIQDQLKKGKTPTSLLALQQIADFMTTSMPSMYPAAPQGGMAALNMSLGMVTPVNDLRGSDSISYDKGEKLLRCKLAAFYRLADLFGWSELIYNHLTVRVNSDQERFLIVPFGLLYSEVTASSLVKINLQGEMVDRGSTNLGVNQAGFTLHSAIYAARPDVKCIVHIHTPAGAAVSAMKCGLLPISPEALSLGEVAYHDYYGILVDDEETTLIQRNLGPKSKVLILRNHGLVSVGETVEEAFYYIHYLVTACEIQVRTLASAGGPDNLVMLDPGKYKSRPQVPEPAGDGSSTHPKWQVGEQEFEALMRMLDNLGYRTGYPYRCPALRDKGKKYSDVEMASSAHGGYSYGEDSDSGARSPLKHSFQRGQRDKTRWLNASGRPDEPSEDGADGSSPKSKPKVWTNITHDHVKPLLQSLSSGVCVPSCITNCLWTKEDGLRQAAAVNQFIPLNTNPKEVLEMRNKIREQNLQDIKTAGPQSQVLCASTVVERSFNQGELVTASKAIIEKEYQPKVIVSKQGPNPFTKLTDQELEEYRREVELKQKGGEDPGQLVESENEPKDPKPTSTPPSTPIRAEEGDGNSKEYLLP; from the exons ATGTCAACCTCAGCTGTCTCCTCTTTGGACAGAGTCTGGAGTTTCCTTACACGTGGAAGAC GAGGCCAGCCCAGGATGAACGGCGAGTCAGGTGCCGGGGTGGTGACAGCCCCCCCTCCCACCACAGCCCCCCACAAGGAGCGATATTTTGACCGGGTAGATGAGAGCAGTCCAGAGTaccagagggagaggaacatGGCACCGGACCTGCGACAGGACTTCAACATGATGGAGCAGAGGAAGAGAGTCTCCATGATCCTACAGAGCCCC GCCTTTTGCGAGGAGCTAGAGACGATGATCCAGGATCAGCTGAAGAAGGGAAAGACGCCCACAAGCCTATTGGCTCTGCAGCAGATCGCAGATTTCATGACCACCAGTATGCCTTCCATGTACCCTGCAGCACCACAAGGAGGCATGGCGGCACTCAATATGA GTTTGGGAATGGTGACTCCAGTCAATGATCTGCGTGGCTCTGACTCCATCTCCTACGACAAGGGCGAGAAGCTGCTGCGCTGCAAGTTGGCTGCCTTTTATCGGCTGGCTGACTTGTTTGGCTGGTCTGAGCTCATCTACAACCACCTCACA GTCAGAGTGAATTCAGACCAGGAGCGCTTCCTTATTGTTCCCTTTGGGCTCCTTTACAGTGAAGTCACTGCCTCCAGTTTG GTGAAGATTAATCTCCAAGGTGAAATGGTAGACCGTGGCAGCACCAACCTTGGAGTCAACCAGGCCGGTTTCACTCTCCACTCTGCCATCTATGCTGCACGTCCTGATGTCAAGTGTATCGTACATATACATACACCTGCAGGGGCAGCG gtgTCAGCCATGAAATGCGGACTGTTACCCATCTCTCCTGAGGCCCTATCCCTGGGTGAGGTGGCCTACCATGACTACTACGGCATCCTCGTGGATGATGAAGAAACTACTCTTATACAGAGAAACCTTGGCCCTAAAAGCAAG GTGTTGATCCTTAGGAACCATGGCTTGGTGTCAGTAGGTGAAACAGTGGAGGAGGCTTTCTATTACATCCACTATCTGGTCACTGCCTGTGAGATCCAG GTACGAACACTGGCCAGCGCTGGAGGGCCAGATAATCTGGTGATGTTGGACCCTGGGAAATACAAGTCACGCCCACAGGTCCCTGAGCCAGCTGGTGACGGGTCCTCAACCCATCCCAAGTGGCAAGTCGGGGAGCAGGAGTTTGAAGCCCTCATGAGAATGCTCGACAACTTG GGCTACAGAACGGGCTATCCTTACCGCTGCCCAGCCTTGCGAGACAAAGGTAAAAAGTACAGTGATGTGGAGATGGCCTCCTCCGCCCACGGTGGTTACTCATATGGGGAGGACAGTGACTCAGGTGCTCGCTCCCCATTGAAACACAGCTTCCAGCGCGGCCAGCGCGACAAGACCCGCTGGCTAAATGCCAGCGGCCGCCCCGATGAGCCCTCTGAGGACGGGGCCGACGGCAGCAGCCCCAAGTCGAAGCCTAAGGTGTGGACGAACATAACACATGATCACGTCAAACCCTTGCTGCAGTCTCTCTCGTCCGGTGTCTGCGTGCCAAGCTGTATAACCAACTGCTTG TGGACAAAGGaagatgggctccgccaggctGCTGCAGTCAATCAGTTCATCCCACTGAACACCAACCCAAAGGAAGTCCTGGAAATGAGGAATAAG ATCCGGGAGCAGAACCTGCAGGACATAAAGACAGCAGGGCCCCAGTCTCAGGTTCTGTGTGCCAGCACTGTGGTCGAACGCTCCTTTAACCAG GGTGAACTGGTGACTGCATCCAAGGCAATCATCGAAAAGGAGTATCAGCCCAAGGTTATCGTCAGCAAGCAGGGGCCCAACCCCTTCACCAAACTCACCGACCAGGAGCTGGAGGAGTACCGCAGGGAGGTGGAGCTTAAACAGAAAGGAGGTGAAG ATCCAGGGCAGCTTGTAGAGTCTGAGAACGAGCCCAAAGACCCCAAACCCACATCCACACCACCCAGCACCCCAATCAGAGCAGAGGAAG GAGATGGAAATTCAAAAGAGTACCTGTTACCATA A
- the add1 gene encoding alpha-adducin isoform X6, producing MSTSAVSSLDRVWSFLTRGRRGQPRMNGESGAGVVTAPPPTTAPHKERYFDRVDESSPEYQRERNMAPDLRQDFNMMEQRKRVSMILQSPAFCEELETMIQDQLKKGKTPTSLLALQQIADFMTTSMPSMYPAAPQGGMAALNMSLGMVTPVNDLRGSDSISYDKGEKLLRCKLAAFYRLADLFGWSELIYNHLTVRVNSDQERFLIVPFGLLYSEVTASSLVKINLQGEMVDRGSTNLGVNQAGFTLHSAIYAARPDVKCIVHIHTPAGAAVSAMKCGLLPISPEALSLGEVAYHDYYGILVDDEETTLIQRNLGPKSKVLILRNHGLVSVGETVEEAFYYIHYLVTACEIQVRTLASAGGPDNLVMLDPGKYKSRPQVPEPAGDGSSTHPKWQVGEQEFEALMRMLDNLGYRTGYPYRCPALRDKGKKYSDVEMASSAHGGYSYGEDSDSGARSPLKHSFQRGQRDKTRWLNASGRPDEPSEDGADGSSPKSKPKVWTNITHDHVKPLLQSLSSGVCVPSCITNCLWTKEDGLRQAAAVNQFIPLNTNPKEVLEMRNKIREQNLQDIKTAGPQSQVLCASTVVERSFNQGELVTASKAIIEKEYQPKVIVSKQGPNPFTKLTDQELEEYRREVELKQKGGEVQGRSMSRGGSASAVPSPAPQTAQMGQASSSPPSAADSSSLEKAQPTAATPASEHGSSSVGGAEPSQSGADSAGTVADDVFSTADEVFSAPDSPHRDFHCAVLRALSKEPSVVDAAKADPGQLVESENEPKDPKPTSTPPSTPIRAEEDESFTRVQMNKGTALIKISLFK from the exons ATGTCAACCTCAGCTGTCTCCTCTTTGGACAGAGTCTGGAGTTTCCTTACACGTGGAAGAC GAGGCCAGCCCAGGATGAACGGCGAGTCAGGTGCCGGGGTGGTGACAGCCCCCCCTCCCACCACAGCCCCCCACAAGGAGCGATATTTTGACCGGGTAGATGAGAGCAGTCCAGAGTaccagagggagaggaacatGGCACCGGACCTGCGACAGGACTTCAACATGATGGAGCAGAGGAAGAGAGTCTCCATGATCCTACAGAGCCCC GCCTTTTGCGAGGAGCTAGAGACGATGATCCAGGATCAGCTGAAGAAGGGAAAGACGCCCACAAGCCTATTGGCTCTGCAGCAGATCGCAGATTTCATGACCACCAGTATGCCTTCCATGTACCCTGCAGCACCACAAGGAGGCATGGCGGCACTCAATATGA GTTTGGGAATGGTGACTCCAGTCAATGATCTGCGTGGCTCTGACTCCATCTCCTACGACAAGGGCGAGAAGCTGCTGCGCTGCAAGTTGGCTGCCTTTTATCGGCTGGCTGACTTGTTTGGCTGGTCTGAGCTCATCTACAACCACCTCACA GTCAGAGTGAATTCAGACCAGGAGCGCTTCCTTATTGTTCCCTTTGGGCTCCTTTACAGTGAAGTCACTGCCTCCAGTTTG GTGAAGATTAATCTCCAAGGTGAAATGGTAGACCGTGGCAGCACCAACCTTGGAGTCAACCAGGCCGGTTTCACTCTCCACTCTGCCATCTATGCTGCACGTCCTGATGTCAAGTGTATCGTACATATACATACACCTGCAGGGGCAGCG gtgTCAGCCATGAAATGCGGACTGTTACCCATCTCTCCTGAGGCCCTATCCCTGGGTGAGGTGGCCTACCATGACTACTACGGCATCCTCGTGGATGATGAAGAAACTACTCTTATACAGAGAAACCTTGGCCCTAAAAGCAAG GTGTTGATCCTTAGGAACCATGGCTTGGTGTCAGTAGGTGAAACAGTGGAGGAGGCTTTCTATTACATCCACTATCTGGTCACTGCCTGTGAGATCCAG GTACGAACACTGGCCAGCGCTGGAGGGCCAGATAATCTGGTGATGTTGGACCCTGGGAAATACAAGTCACGCCCACAGGTCCCTGAGCCAGCTGGTGACGGGTCCTCAACCCATCCCAAGTGGCAAGTCGGGGAGCAGGAGTTTGAAGCCCTCATGAGAATGCTCGACAACTTG GGCTACAGAACGGGCTATCCTTACCGCTGCCCAGCCTTGCGAGACAAAGGTAAAAAGTACAGTGATGTGGAGATGGCCTCCTCCGCCCACGGTGGTTACTCATATGGGGAGGACAGTGACTCAGGTGCTCGCTCCCCATTGAAACACAGCTTCCAGCGCGGCCAGCGCGACAAGACCCGCTGGCTAAATGCCAGCGGCCGCCCCGATGAGCCCTCTGAGGACGGGGCCGACGGCAGCAGCCCCAAGTCGAAGCCTAAGGTGTGGACGAACATAACACATGATCACGTCAAACCCTTGCTGCAGTCTCTCTCGTCCGGTGTCTGCGTGCCAAGCTGTATAACCAACTGCTTG TGGACAAAGGaagatgggctccgccaggctGCTGCAGTCAATCAGTTCATCCCACTGAACACCAACCCAAAGGAAGTCCTGGAAATGAGGAATAAG ATCCGGGAGCAGAACCTGCAGGACATAAAGACAGCAGGGCCCCAGTCTCAGGTTCTGTGTGCCAGCACTGTGGTCGAACGCTCCTTTAACCAG GGTGAACTGGTGACTGCATCCAAGGCAATCATCGAAAAGGAGTATCAGCCCAAGGTTATCGTCAGCAAGCAGGGGCCCAACCCCTTCACCAAACTCACCGACCAGGAGCTGGAGGAGTACCGCAGGGAGGTGGAGCTTAAACAGAAAGGAGGTGAAG TGCAGGGTCGATCCATGAGTAGGGGGGGATCAGCCTCTGCTGTACCCAGCCCGGCGCCTCAAACGGCACAGATGGGTCAAGCCTCATCATCTCCACCGTCTGCAGCTGACTCTTCCAGCTTAGAGAAAGCCCAGCCTACAGCTGCCACACCAGCCTCTGAGCACGGCTCCTCTTCTGTCGGCGGAGCTGAGCCATCTCAGAGTGGAGCAGACTCTGCAGGAACAGTGGCAGACGATGTTTTTTCGACTGCAGATGAGGTTTTTTCAGCCCCAGATTCTCCACATAGGGACTTCCACTGTGCTGTGCTGCGAGCCCTCAGCAAGGAGCCCTCGGTGGTAGATGCAGCTAAGGCAG ATCCAGGGCAGCTTGTAGAGTCTGAGAACGAGCCCAAAGACCCCAAACCCACATCCACACCACCCAGCACCCCAATCAGAGCAGAGGAAG ACGAGTCCTTTACCAG GGTACAAATGAACAAGGGAACTGCCCTCATTAAGATTTCCCTGTTTAAAtga
- the add1 gene encoding alpha-adducin isoform X3, which yields MSTSAVSSLDRVWSFLTRGRRGQPRMNGESGAGVVTAPPPTTAPHKERYFDRVDESSPEYQRERNMAPDLRQDFNMMEQRKRVSMILQSPAFCEELETMIQDQLKKGKTPTSLLALQQIADFMTTSMPSMYPAAPQGGMAALNMSLGMVTPVNDLRGSDSISYDKGEKLLRCKLAAFYRLADLFGWSELIYNHLTVRVNSDQERFLIVPFGLLYSEVTASSLVKINLQGEMVDRGSTNLGVNQAGFTLHSAIYAARPDVKCIVHIHTPAGAAVSAMKCGLLPISPEALSLGEVAYHDYYGILVDDEETTLIQRNLGPKSKVLILRNHGLVSVGETVEEAFYYIHYLVTACEIQVRTLASAGGPDNLVMLDPGKYKSRPQVPEPAGDGSSTHPKWQVGEQEFEALMRMLDNLGYRTGYPYRCPALRDKGKKYSDVEMASSAHGGYSYGEDSDSGARSPLKHSFQRGQRDKTRWLNASGRPDEPSEDGADGSSPKSKPKVWTNITHDHVKPLLQSLSSGVCVPSCITNCLWTKEDGLRQAAAVNQFIPLNTNPKEVLEMRNKIREQNLQDIKTAGPQSQVLCASTVVERSFNQGELVTASKAIIEKEYQPKVIVSKQGPNPFTKLTDQELEEYRREVELKQKGGEVQGRSMSRGGSASAVPSPAPQTAQMGQASSSPPSAADSSSLEKAQPTAATPASEHGSSSVGGAEPSQSGADSAGTVADDVFSTADEVFSAPDSPHRDFHCAVLRALSKEPSVVDAAKADPGQLVESENEPKDPKPTSTPPSTPIRAEEDESFTRYTSALFLLWLSERTCCWFSWLKPKAWLCGGAWSPFLSVCVVRPYLYTDRHEDMRKLKCAAVFSSLVLQ from the exons ATGTCAACCTCAGCTGTCTCCTCTTTGGACAGAGTCTGGAGTTTCCTTACACGTGGAAGAC GAGGCCAGCCCAGGATGAACGGCGAGTCAGGTGCCGGGGTGGTGACAGCCCCCCCTCCCACCACAGCCCCCCACAAGGAGCGATATTTTGACCGGGTAGATGAGAGCAGTCCAGAGTaccagagggagaggaacatGGCACCGGACCTGCGACAGGACTTCAACATGATGGAGCAGAGGAAGAGAGTCTCCATGATCCTACAGAGCCCC GCCTTTTGCGAGGAGCTAGAGACGATGATCCAGGATCAGCTGAAGAAGGGAAAGACGCCCACAAGCCTATTGGCTCTGCAGCAGATCGCAGATTTCATGACCACCAGTATGCCTTCCATGTACCCTGCAGCACCACAAGGAGGCATGGCGGCACTCAATATGA GTTTGGGAATGGTGACTCCAGTCAATGATCTGCGTGGCTCTGACTCCATCTCCTACGACAAGGGCGAGAAGCTGCTGCGCTGCAAGTTGGCTGCCTTTTATCGGCTGGCTGACTTGTTTGGCTGGTCTGAGCTCATCTACAACCACCTCACA GTCAGAGTGAATTCAGACCAGGAGCGCTTCCTTATTGTTCCCTTTGGGCTCCTTTACAGTGAAGTCACTGCCTCCAGTTTG GTGAAGATTAATCTCCAAGGTGAAATGGTAGACCGTGGCAGCACCAACCTTGGAGTCAACCAGGCCGGTTTCACTCTCCACTCTGCCATCTATGCTGCACGTCCTGATGTCAAGTGTATCGTACATATACATACACCTGCAGGGGCAGCG gtgTCAGCCATGAAATGCGGACTGTTACCCATCTCTCCTGAGGCCCTATCCCTGGGTGAGGTGGCCTACCATGACTACTACGGCATCCTCGTGGATGATGAAGAAACTACTCTTATACAGAGAAACCTTGGCCCTAAAAGCAAG GTGTTGATCCTTAGGAACCATGGCTTGGTGTCAGTAGGTGAAACAGTGGAGGAGGCTTTCTATTACATCCACTATCTGGTCACTGCCTGTGAGATCCAG GTACGAACACTGGCCAGCGCTGGAGGGCCAGATAATCTGGTGATGTTGGACCCTGGGAAATACAAGTCACGCCCACAGGTCCCTGAGCCAGCTGGTGACGGGTCCTCAACCCATCCCAAGTGGCAAGTCGGGGAGCAGGAGTTTGAAGCCCTCATGAGAATGCTCGACAACTTG GGCTACAGAACGGGCTATCCTTACCGCTGCCCAGCCTTGCGAGACAAAGGTAAAAAGTACAGTGATGTGGAGATGGCCTCCTCCGCCCACGGTGGTTACTCATATGGGGAGGACAGTGACTCAGGTGCTCGCTCCCCATTGAAACACAGCTTCCAGCGCGGCCAGCGCGACAAGACCCGCTGGCTAAATGCCAGCGGCCGCCCCGATGAGCCCTCTGAGGACGGGGCCGACGGCAGCAGCCCCAAGTCGAAGCCTAAGGTGTGGACGAACATAACACATGATCACGTCAAACCCTTGCTGCAGTCTCTCTCGTCCGGTGTCTGCGTGCCAAGCTGTATAACCAACTGCTTG TGGACAAAGGaagatgggctccgccaggctGCTGCAGTCAATCAGTTCATCCCACTGAACACCAACCCAAAGGAAGTCCTGGAAATGAGGAATAAG ATCCGGGAGCAGAACCTGCAGGACATAAAGACAGCAGGGCCCCAGTCTCAGGTTCTGTGTGCCAGCACTGTGGTCGAACGCTCCTTTAACCAG GGTGAACTGGTGACTGCATCCAAGGCAATCATCGAAAAGGAGTATCAGCCCAAGGTTATCGTCAGCAAGCAGGGGCCCAACCCCTTCACCAAACTCACCGACCAGGAGCTGGAGGAGTACCGCAGGGAGGTGGAGCTTAAACAGAAAGGAGGTGAAG TGCAGGGTCGATCCATGAGTAGGGGGGGATCAGCCTCTGCTGTACCCAGCCCGGCGCCTCAAACGGCACAGATGGGTCAAGCCTCATCATCTCCACCGTCTGCAGCTGACTCTTCCAGCTTAGAGAAAGCCCAGCCTACAGCTGCCACACCAGCCTCTGAGCACGGCTCCTCTTCTGTCGGCGGAGCTGAGCCATCTCAGAGTGGAGCAGACTCTGCAGGAACAGTGGCAGACGATGTTTTTTCGACTGCAGATGAGGTTTTTTCAGCCCCAGATTCTCCACATAGGGACTTCCACTGTGCTGTGCTGCGAGCCCTCAGCAAGGAGCCCTCGGTGGTAGATGCAGCTAAGGCAG ATCCAGGGCAGCTTGTAGAGTCTGAGAACGAGCCCAAAGACCCCAAACCCACATCCACACCACCCAGCACCCCAATCAGAGCAGAGGAAG ACGAGTCCTTTACCAGGTACACGAGTGCTTTATTTCTCTTGTGGCTTTCTGAGCGAACTTGCTGTTGGTTTAGCTGGTTGAAGCCAAAAGCTTGGCTGTGTGGTGGTGCTTGGTCTCCATTTTTATCTGTTTGTGTTGTTCGGCCTTATCTGTATACTGACAGACATGAAGATATGCGAAAACTGAAATGCGCTGCTGTTTTCTCGAGTCTTGTTTTGCAGTAG